TTATTTCCAGTGAAAGGAACTCGCATGCGAACCAGCGCGCAACATATTGAAGACACCCCAAGCAAGACCGCCGTTGTGTCCAAGGCGCTGCTGCGTTCCGCTGAATTGCTCGGGTTGACCGCCAGGGAGCTGTCAACCGTCGTCGGTCTGTCCGAACCCAGCATTTCCCGGCTCAAGCGCAACGAAGGAACTGCCGGCCCGCTCACCGGCAAGAGCTACGAACTCGCACTCCTGTTCATCCGCCTCTACCGCTCGCTCGATGCCATTGTCGGCGGCGACGATACCGTAGCGCGGCAGTGGATGCGCACTGACAACACCATGCTCGGCGGCAAGCCGCTCAACCGGATCAAAACCATTGACGGTCTCGCCCATGTCCTCGCCTATCTGGACGCCCGACGCGCTCCGATCTGAATCGCGATCACTGCATGGCGCATGCTGGCGTCTGGTTGAAGCGCAGCACCGCGTTTCCACCATGAAGCTGGTCGATACGCTCGATGAGCAGGCTCTGCTTGAAGACGAGCTGGAAGCCACCAAGCCGCCGCTTCCGCCGGCCTGCGTGCATCTCGATTACCTGCTGGCAACGCCATTTCGCTATGGCCGCTATCCCGGCAGTTCGCGCTTTCGACGTGAAGGTTATTCGCCCGGCGTCTTCTACGCCAGCGAGAAAATCGAGACAGCCGTCGCGGAAACCGCCTTCTACCGGCTGCTGTTCTTTGCCGAAAGTCCGGCTACACCCTGGCCGCGCAACGCGCTGGAGTTCACCGCATTCGAAGCGCGCTATGCCACCACCAGCGCAATCGATCTGACTGCCGTGCCCTTCATCGAGCAGGCGCTGCGTTGGACGCATCTGACTGATTATTCCGCCTGCCTCGATCTTGCCGACAAGGCGCATGAGGCGGGTATAGACCTCATCCGCTACCAATCCGTGCGCGATCCACTCGGAGGGATCAACCTTGCGCTGCTTTCATGCGGCTGCTTTGCCCTGCCGAACCCCGTTCGCATGACGACCTGGCGGCTGCATTTCTCCAGCCACGGCGTCAACGCCATCTGCGACTATCCCGAACGCAGGCTTGGGTTGAGCCGGGAGATTTTTGCCAAGGACCCGCGACTGGCAGAAAAGGGCAGATCATAATTTCATTTTTGGCTTGACAGATTCATAACTGTAGAGCTATGGATTAATTCATAACTCACGGGTTATCAATTATGCACGCAACAGCCGATACTATTTTCCGCACTCTCGCCGATCCGACACGCCGCGCGATTTTTGAACAGCTGATGCGGCATGGCGAGCAGAACGTGCGGGGATTGACGGAATATTCCGGCATCTCGCAGCCTGCCGTTTCCAAGCATCTAGGCGTGCTCAAGCTTGCCGGCCTGGTGCGGGATAGGCCGGACGGGCGCCAAACCCACTATAGCGCGGAACCACAAGGTCTCGCGCCGCTGATCGACTGGATGGGCCTCTACGGCGCGTTCTGGCGTGAGCGGTTCGATCGTCTCGAAGATTTGTTAAACAGGATGGACCAATGACACAACATGCTACAGCTACAGCCACGCGTTCCCTCATCGTCGAACGGGAAATGCCGCACGCGCCGGAAAAGGTCTGGCGTGCACTCACCCAGGGCCCGCTCATCGCTGACTGGCTCATGAGCAACGACTTCCAGCCTGTCGTCGGTCACCGGTTCAACTTCCGCGCCCCGCCCATGCCGAACTGGAACGGCGTCACCGACTGCGAGGTCCTGGTGGTAGAACCGCAAGAGCGCCTTGCCTATAGCTGGAGTTCCTCGGGCGATGAAGCGGCAAATGGCGTCAAGACCATCGTTACATTCACGCTAACCCCGGTGAAAGACGGCACCTTTCTGCGCATGGAGCAATCCGGCTTCGGTCAAAACGACGATGCCAATTATCGCGGCGCGCAATATGGCTGGCAGAAATTCATCGGACAGCTTGAGCACGTGGTTGATAAACTCGCCTGATATCCAACAGCGCAAAAGCTGCGACCATCTCAAACCGATGAGATGGTCGCTGGACGTTTAAGACAGTCTATCAGCGTGCCAGGCGATATGATCGGCCATGAAGGTCGAGATAAAGAAATATGAGTGATCATAGCCGTCGCGCACGTTGAGCGTCAGCGGGATGCCGGCTTTGGCACAGGCCTCTTGCAACAGCCAGGGCCGAAGCCCGTCATCAAGAAAGCCGTCGGCCTTGCCTTGGTCGACCAGCAGTTCGGGCACACGGTGGCCGTCCTCGATCAGCGCCACGCTGTCATAGGCGCGCCATGCCGCTTCATCGTTGCCGAGATATTTCTCGAAGGCCGGGCGTGACCAGCCCGCGACCATCGGCCGGGCGATCGGCGCCAAGGCGGACACCGACCTGAAGCGTTCCGGATTTTTCAAGGCCAGGGTGATGGCGCCGTGCCCGCCCATGGAGTGGCCAAAAATGCTCTGGCGCGTCACGTCGATCGGAAACTGCGCGGCAACCAGTTCAGGAAGTTCATAGGCGATATAGCTCGCCATACGATAGTTCGTCGACCAAGGTTCCTGAGTGGCATCCAGATAGAAACCGGCACCGCTGCCGAACTGCCAATTGTCCTTTTCGTCGGGGACATTTTCGCCGCGCGGGCTGGTATCCGGGCAGATGATGGCAATGCCAAGCTCGGCCGCCACACGGCGGTATTCACCCTTGTCCATGACATTTTGATGGGTACAGGTCAGGCCTGACAGGTACCAGAGCAGCGGTACCGGATGCTCCTTTGCCTGCGGCGGCAGGAAAACCGCAAAGGTCATGTCGCATTGGCAGACGTCGCTGCGATGGCGATAAACGCCTTGCATTCCTTCGAAACTCTTGGCGATCGATAGCGTTTCCATGGATATTCCCGTTTGGTGTTCTTACTGGCCGAGCGAAACGATGACATTGACGGCGGCGGCAACGAGCACGGTGTTGAAGACATATGAGACAATGGCGTGTAGCAGATTAATCTTGCGCATATCTGTACTGGTGATCGCAGTATCCGATGTCTGGGCCGTCATGCCGATGACATATGAGAAATAGAGAAAATCGTAACCGCCGGGCTCCTTGTCGCCCGGGAAGTCGAGCCCGCCGACATGTTTGCGGGACGCCTGCTTCGCACCCCCCGCCGTCTCGTCCGGCTGCCAGTAAAGGTGGGCATAGTGAATGGCCGCCATCATGTGCACGGTGAACCAGCCGAGCGGCACTGCAGCCAGCGCCAGCGAGAGATCAAGCGGATGCGGATCCTCGCCGGAATTGATCAGCACGAACAGCGAGCTGACGGCGACGACGACCGTGCCGAAGGTCACCGCAAAAATGATCCACACGGGTTCATCGGATTTGGCCGCGTTGCGGTGCAGGTATTCCGGCGTCAATTTCTGGATCTTGATCATGGAGAGAACCAGATAAAGCACGAAGAAGACATTGGCCGCGACGACGTAGGCGTTGCGTGGCGCGAAGAACAGCGCGAGAGCGAGAGCGACGATCCCGGCAAAGGCGGCAAGATAGAAGGGATTATGCCGCTTCCACATCGCGCCTCACTCCGTGGTTATCGCGGCGGGGCGTTGCATGTCGACATGGGGAATCCCGTCTTCGAGATATTCTTCCGAGACCGGTACAAAACCGAAGGATCCATAAAACCGCAGCAACTGGCTTTGCGCCGATAGTTTGATCGGGCTTCCGGCATAAAGCCGCTCGCATTGCGCGATGGCCTCGACCATGAGCCTGTCACCGAGCTTCTTGCCGCGATGCTTGGGCGCAACGACAACGCGCCCTATCCGGGCAGCCGGATCGGTTTTCGCCGGTTTGCGGATTCGCGCGCTCCCGACGAGATCGTTCCCGGAAAGCAGACGCAGATGCAGCGCGTCAAGATCCTTGCCGTCGAGCTCGGGATACGGGCATTTCTGCTCGACCACGAACACATCCACCCGCAACTTCAGCATGTCATAAAGGTCGCGCGGGCTAAGCTCATCCAACCCGCTCAAGACAACCTTGACGTTCTCTCCCATTAAAATGTCACAACGCTGCGGATCGACTTGCCCTCATGCATGAGGTCGAAGGCGGTGTTGATCTCGCCAAGCGGCATGGTGTGGGTGATGAGCGAGTCGATGTCGATCTTGCCTTCCATGTACCAGTCGACGATTTTCGGCACGTCCGTGCGGCCGCGCGCACCGCCGAAGGCCGTGCCGCGCCAGTTGCGGCCGGTGACGAGCTGGAATGGCCGCGTCGAGATTTCCTTGCCGGCCTCCGCGACGCCGATGACGATACTGGTACCCCAGCCGCGATGGCAGCATTCCAGCGCCTGGCGCATGACGTTTGTATTACCGGTCGCGTCGAAGGAGAAATCCGCGCCGCCGTCCGTCAGATCCTGGATCGCCTGCACCACCTTGTCGTTGCCGACCTCATTCGGATTGACGAAATCTGTCATGCCGAACTTCTTCGCCATCGCCACCTTGCCCGGATTGAGATCGACACCGATGATCTTGTCGGCGCCGACCATGCGGGCACCCTGAATAACGTTGAGGCCAATCCCGCCAAGGCCGAAGACCACGACATTGGCACCCGGCCAGACCTTGCCCGTATAGATGACAGCGCCGATGCCTGTAGTCACGCCGCAGCCGATATAGCAGATCTTGTCGAAGGGTGCGTCCTCCCGCACTTTCGCCAGCGCGATCTCCGGCAGCACCGTGAAGTTCGAAAAAGTGGAGCAGCCCATATAATGGAACACCTCGCCGCCGTCGCAGGAGAAGCGGCTGGTACCGTCCGGCATGACGCCCTGGCCCTGCGTGGCGCGGATCGAAGTGCAGAGGTTGGAGCGCTGCGACAGGCACGTCTTGCACTGGCGACATTCCGGTGTGTAAAGCGGAATGACGTGATCGCCAACCTTCAGCGAGGTGACGCCGGCGCCGATCTCGCGCACGATGCCCGCGCCTTCATGGCCGAGAATAGCGGGGAACTTGCCTTCGGAATCAAGGCCGGAAAGCGTGTAGGCGTCGGTATGGCAGACACCGGTCGCCATGACCTCGACCAGCACCTCGCCGGGCTTGGGGCCGCCGATCTCGATGGTTTCGATGGTCAGTGGTTTCTTGGCTTCCCAGGCAACGGCGGCGCGCGATTTCATAAAGTCTCTCCCAATGCGTCTCGATCAATGCAACGTAGTGATTTGCTGGTTGCACTATCGGGATACCACCGGGGATCGTCAATCGAATGAACGACATTTCTTATCGGGAATGGCGCGCCTCCCATGGCACGCCTTCTGTGAAGGCGCGCCCGGTCCTACTCTACCACCTGCACCTTCGCCGCCAACCTTGCTCTGGCGGCAGGCGAGGGCGAGCGCGCATCGAAGAAGGCCTGTACTTCATCGAAATTGGCGTAGCCGTCGTGGTCGCGATCAATCTGCGCAAAATGGTCGGCGACGAAGCCCCAACCGGCATCAATGGCCGCTTGCGCGGTCAAGAGATGTCTGGACTTCGCCGCTGCGTCGAATTTGGCACGCAGCTCCTGATCAAGCTGCTTCTGGATCGAAGCCGCATCCTGCTTTTCCGTTTTGCCCCTAGGTTCCGGGTTCCAAATGCGATCGCCGGCATGGGTTGATCCGGCCATTGCGGTGAAGAGAAGTGCGAAGATGATGGTATGCGACATGGTCATGGATCACACTCCTAGTGCAGGGCTTTGGCGGGGACAGGTGCGCGCTGCACTGGTGATGCGGCGACAAGATCGCGGGCTTTGACAATTGTCGGCCCCGTGCCGTAGGGCGGCGCATCGTAGAATTCATCGAGCGTCTTTATCAACGGCCCTCGAGATTCCTGCGCGTAATAGATCATGTGGCCGCCAACAAAATTCTTCACCGGCACGCGCTTGTCGAGAGCGGCAATCTTGAGGTCGAGTTCGGAACGGTGGAAAGGTGTCACGGTGTCGTGATAACCATGCACGGTGAGGAGCTTGAGGGAAGGGTCCCGGGCAATGGCCGCCACGATGTTTCCCAAGCCGCTTGCGCCATCGCGGCCTTTCCAAAGCTCGAATGCCAACTTTGGTCCCTTGTCCCGAACCGGATCAGGCGTTTGCCAGGACGCGTTGATGTAACGCGCCTTCGGCTTGTAGTTCACATAGTCTGGAAGGTAGCTGGTGATCCGATTGCGCAGGGCGTCTTCTTCAAAGAAATTGAAATCATATGGCATTTGCGTGCCAATAACAAAATCCGGCGCAAGTTTGACGTGCATTCTCCCATCATAGACGTTGAAGTTATAGCCAGGCATCAAGTTCAGCATATAGAACATGAAGTTCAATTGGTTGTAATTTATGCCCTCAGTGCCAAATTGTGGGGGTATTCGGGTTTCTAGATCGGTGTAGGGTTGCGCGATAAATTTATGGTCAGCGGAATATTGGGTGGCGATGCCTCGCAGGGTTTCGGCGTAGTCCTCGTTGGAAGTCTCTTTGGTTCGCGCGGTGGATTTTCCCAGAGCGTCGGCGACCATGGCGAAGCTGGGAAAGTCGCCGTCGATCTGATTCATGCTTGAGTAGTCAAAAGCAGGCGAATGGAACACCGCCCCGGTGAGCACCTTGAATCTGGATGTATCGACTGTCCCGATCTTCTCGTAGCCAGTGGTGCCGGCATCTACCAGCGCTTGGGTGAGCTTTGGCACGCGTATGCCACCACCATAGGATTCGCCATAGAGATATTTGGGCGATTCCTGCCGGCGATTGAAGTTGCTATAGCGGGTGATGAATTGCCTGGAAAGATCAACGTCCTTGTCAGTCGTCCAGAACGTCCGGTTGGAATTCGGCGCAATGCCTTGCGAAAAGCCTGTGCCTGGGACAATATCGACAAAGACAAGATCGGTCCTGTCGATCAGCGATTCCTGGCTATCGATGAATGGAAGTGCCTGTGGACGGCCCTTGGCCCATTCATCTGGCACGTTCAGCGCATCGATGACGACATGTTTGGGTGCAAAGGACGCTAGATGCAGATAAATCGACGAAGCGCCCGGCCCGCCATTGAAGAAGAAGGTAACAGGACGACCCTCCTTCGGCAGATCGTCGCGCGTATAGGCGGTGTAGAAGATCGAGGCCTGCGGGTCTTCCTTCTGCGGGTTTTTCGCATAGGCGGTCAGATGCCCCGCCGACGCGGTGTACCAGAAAGTCTCGCCGTTCAGCGTCATCTTGTGGCGCTTGACCGAGGGCTTCTCATCGACGGCAGCAGCGAGCTTCGCATCCGGCAAGCCATCATAACTGGTCGTATCTTCAAGCACATAATCCGCCGGCGCATAGAGCCGATAGGCTTCTTCGTCCAGCCCCGCCGTTCTGAGTATCTCGCTCGCATCGTCGATTTTGCCCTGCGCTTTGAGGATGTCTGCCTTCAACCGCGCCGTTTGTTGCGGGTCAGGTTCCGGCTCAATAATTTTTGTGCCGCCGCCTGTGTCGCCAGTCCCGCCAGCGTTACCAGTGTTGCCGGTGTCGACGACAGCGACAGGTGGTACGAAGGTGCCCTCGTCTGTAAGCGGAGGAGAGGACGAATCGGAGCCGTTGCAGGCGCCAAGGCCGAGCGCTGTGAAAAGCAGCAAATATCGAAAATTCATAAGTGAAAATCCTGATTACAATTGCATACAACGTTTCAAATTTTGCAACGCCCCACAATTCGCCTAAAGTTTAATCAGGCAAGGAAAATGCTTCTATTCGTTGCATTCAATGGGACGCCGGGAGGGTTGGGATCATTGATTGTTGAATGCGGCTGGACTTGCCGGCACGAACCCTGTCAAAACGCCACATATTGCAATGCCGGATTCGACGCCTTGACCAATCTGCCCAATCTCCCTGTCACCAAGATACTGCCGTCGCTCGATGATGCGTTGGCGAGCGGCAATGCGGCCGTTCTCGTCGCGCCACCGGGCGCTGGCAAGACCACCCTCGTTCCGCTGCACCTGCTCGATGCATCGTGGCGCAAGGACCGCACTATCATCCTGCTCGAACCACGCCGCCTTGCCGCGCGCGCTGCCGCCAGCCGCATGGCAAGCCTGCTCGGCGAGGAGGTCGGCTCAACTGTCGGTTACCGTATGCGCCTTGAGAATAAAGTCTCGGCGAAAACCCGCGTTCTCGTTGTCACCGAAGGCGTTTTCGCACGGATGATCCTTGACGATCCTGATCTCAAAGACGTCGCAGCTGTCCTATTCGACGAGTTCCACGAGCGCAGCCTCGACGCGGATTTCGGCCTTGCGCTGGCGCTCGATGTGCAGGTAGCCTTGCGGCCAGACGTGAAGCTCCTCGTCATGTCGGCGACGCTCGATGGCGCGCGCGTCGCACGTCTGCTCAACGACGCGCCGGTGCTGGAAAGCAAAGGGCGCTCGTTCCCCATCGATATCCGCTATCGGGAACGCAAGCCGGACGAGCGGATCGAGGACGCCATGGCCAAGGCCATCCGCGATACGCTTGCCGGCGAGACCGGCAGTATCCTCGCCTTCCTGCCGGGCCAGCGCGAGATCGAACGTACCGCCGAGGCGCTGCAAGGCCGCGTTGCAGCCGATGTGATGATCGTGCCGCTTTACGGTGCACTCGAAGGCCGCGATCAGGACGCGGCGATCAAGCCCGCGCCTAATGGCCAGCGCAAGGTCGTGCTCGCCACCTCGATCGCCGAAACCTCGATCACCATCGATGGCGTGCGCGTCGTGATCGACAGTGGCCTCGCCCGTCTGCCGAAATTCGAACCCGCCACCGGGTTAACCCGGCTGGAGACAGTGCGCGCGTCACGCGCGGCGGTGGACCAGCGGGCAGGTCGCGCCGGGCGAACCGAGCCCGGCATCGCACTGCGCCTGTGGCGAGCCGAACAGACCGCCGCGCTGGAAGCCTTCGCCCCGCCGGAAATTCTCGAGGCAGATCTTGCCGGTCTCGTGCTCGATTGCGCGGCCTGGGGCGTTGCCGACCCAACCAGCCTCGCCTTTCTCGATGCGCCGCCGGCCCCTGCGATCAAGGAAGCCAGGGCGCTTCTGGAAAATCTCGGAGCGCTGGAGAGCAATCGTGTCACTCCCATGGGCGACGCGATGCGGAAGTTGGCCCTGCCTGCCCGCCTTGCCCATATGGTACTGACCGCACGCGAACGCGGGCAGGCATACCGGGCGGCGGAGCTTGCCGTCCTCCTCACCGAACGCGGCCTCGGCGGCAATGATATCGATCTCGATGTGCGTCTTTCGCGCTTCCAGCGCGAACGCGGCGATCGTGCAACCCGGGCGCGCGGGTTGGCAAAACAGCTGGCCGGAAATGGCGGCGCTGCGGCGGATCCGGACAGTGTCGGGCGCCTGCTCATCGGCGCCTACCCCGACCGGATCGCCAAGGCGCGCGGCAATGGCCAATTCACGCTCGCAAATGGTCGTGGCGGCGAGGTCGACCCCGCCACATCGCTGGCGAAATCGCCATGGCTGGTTGTCGCTGATCTCGCCGGGCGTGCGGGGCGCGCGCGCATTCTTGCCGCTGCGGAGGTAACCGAAGCCGAAATCCGCGATGCCTTGGCAACCCGCATCGTCAGCGGCCGGCAGGTGACCTACGATCCCACGCGAAATGCCCTGCAAGCACGCGATGCCACCCGTATCGGCGCGATTGCATTGTCCGAAAAGACGCTACCAGCGCCCACAGGCGAGGAGGCTGATCTTGGCGTCATCGCCGCCGTCCGCGCGCATGGTCTCGACATTCTGCCGTGGTCGAAGGAAGCGACGATCCTGCGCCGCCGTCTTGCCTGGTTGCATCAGGGGCTCGGTTCGCCTTGGCCGGCCATGGATGACGATGCTCTCATCGCGTCGCTGGATGACTGGCTGTTGCCCTTCCTCAAGGGCACTGCACACTTGAGCCAGATCCCCGCCCATGCGCTGATCGAGGGGCTGCGCTCAGCTGTTCCTTACGATCTGCAACGCAAGATCGACACTCTCGCACCGACGCATTTCCAAGTGCCGACCGGCTCGAATATCCCGATCCGTTACGAGACAAGCGAACCAGTGCTGAGCGTGCGTGTGCAGGAGCTCTTCGGTCTTGGCATGCATCCCGCCATCGCCGGTGGCACCATCCCGCTCCTGCTTGAACTCCTGTCGCCCGCACATCGCCCGATACAGATTACACGTGATCTGCCCGGCTTCTGGAAAGGCTCATGGGCGGATGTGCGCAGCGACATGCGCGGCCGCTATCCGAGGCATGTCTGGCCGGAGGATCCGGCAAATGCATCGCCGACCGCCAGGGCAAAGCCTCGGGGGACTTGAGCCTCGTGTTGCCGTCTTCAGCATTGGCGCTGTGCGTGGTTCGACAAGCTCACCATGAGGGAAATCTATGGGCCGCAAGACAATTGTCACCGTTGCCGACTCTGGCTCCCTACAACCAGCCACCTCCCTCATGGTGAGCTTGTCGAACCACGCACAATCTGGAATGCCGATCGTTGACTAAGGCAGCGTAACTCCACAATTCCCTTTGCACCCGGTTTGTTCTAAAGCTCGCGCATGGTTCAGGATTTCGGCATACGCTCATCTTATCTGTCGCGACGGCTGCGACTGACGACGCTCATTCGCCTGCGCTGGCTTGCGGTTGCCGGGCAGAGCATCGCGGTGCTTTTCGTGGCGCTCTATCTCAAATTCCCTTTCCCGGTCAGCATCTGTTTCGCGATGATCGCCTGTTCGGCGTGGCTGAACCTCCTGATGTCATTCCGCTATCCGATCAACCACCGGCTCGAGCCGCGCGCGGCGGTCACGGTCCTCGCCTTCGATATCCTGCAGGTGGCGGGTCTTCTTTATATGACCGGCGGGCTGCAGAACCCCTTCGCGGTGCTGATGATCGTCCCGGTAATCATTTCGGCCACCTCGCTGCCGGCTTACGCTACGATCGCGCTCGGCCTTCTCGTCACCATCTGCGCCACGGTCCTTGCCAATGTCTACCTGCCGCTGCCCTGGTATGCCGGCGAGAGCATGCAACTTCCCTTCGTGCTCATTGCCGGCGTCTGGTGTTCGGTGGTCTCCGCCCTCGCCTTCACCGCCGTCTATGCCTATCGCGTCGCGGAAGAGGCGCGCCTCCTCGCCGATGCGCTGACTGCGACGGAATTGATCCTGCAGCGCGAGCAACATCTCTCTGCGCTGGATGGACTTGCCGCCGCCGCCGCGCATGAACTCGGCACCCCGCTTGCGACGATCGCCCTCGTCGCCAAGGAAATGGAGCGAAGCCTGAAACAGGATGACCGCTTTGCCGAAGATATCGAGCTTCTGCGTTCGCAGACCGACCGTTGCCGCGAGATTCTGAAGCGGCTAACCAGCCTGTCCTCGACCAGCGAAGAACACATGTCGCGGTTGAAGATCTCCTCGCTCATCGAGGAAGTCATCGAGCCCAACCGCAATTTTGGTATCAATATCGTGGTCAAGAAGCTGAGGGGCGAAGGTGTCGAGCCGATCATCCGGCGCAATCCCGGCATCATCTACGGGCTAGGCAATCTGGTCGAGAACGCGGTCGATTTTGCCAGGGCGACAATCGAGGTCAGCTGGGGCTGGACGGACAAGACCGTGGAGATCATCGTCAGCGACGATGGCCAAGGTTTTGCCGCCGAAATTCTTGACCGGATCGGCGAGCCCTACACCACCGGCCGCGACCGCGAAATCAATGAACATGGCGGCGGGCTCGGGCTTGGGCTGTTCATCGCCAAGACGCTTTTGGAGCGTTCGGGCGCGACGATTACCTTCCGCAATCGCAATGATCCGGGCCAGGGTGCGGAGGTCATCGTGAGCTGGCCGCGCAATCAACTCGCTGCCGATTGATAATCTTTGACTTTTTGTTCATTGCGAACCATTAACAACGAATAATATTAAAAAAAGAGCAGGAAACCCTGATGGAAAACACGGATCAGGACGATATTGCAGCCATAGGCGGCGATCCGACACTTCTTCTTGTCGATGACGACAAGCCGTTCTTGCAGCGTCTTGCACGCGCCATGGAAACGCGAGGCTTCACCGTCGCCATTGCCGATTCGGTCGAAGCCGGGCTTGCCAGCGTCAAAACCCACGCCCCGGCCTATGCGGTGGTCGACATGCGGCTCGGCGACGGCAACGGTCTCGACATT
This is a stretch of genomic DNA from Phyllobacterium zundukense. It encodes these proteins:
- a CDS encoding SRPBCC family protein, with translation MTQHATATATRSLIVEREMPHAPEKVWRALTQGPLIADWLMSNDFQPVVGHRFNFRAPPMPNWNGVTDCEVLVVEPQERLAYSWSSSGDEAANGVKTIVTFTLTPVKDGTFLRMEQSGFGQNDDANYRGAQYGWQKFIGQLEHVVDKLA
- a CDS encoding DUF1345 domain-containing protein, with translation MWKRHNPFYLAAFAGIVALALALFFAPRNAYVVAANVFFVLYLVLSMIKIQKLTPEYLHRNAAKSDEPVWIIFAVTFGTVVVAVSSLFVLINSGEDPHPLDLSLALAAVPLGWFTVHMMAAIHYAHLYWQPDETAGGAKQASRKHVGGLDFPGDKEPGGYDFLYFSYVIGMTAQTSDTAITSTDMRKINLLHAIVSYVFNTVLVAAAVNVIVSLGQ
- the hrpB gene encoding ATP-dependent helicase HrpB, whose amino-acid sequence is MTNLPNLPVTKILPSLDDALASGNAAVLVAPPGAGKTTLVPLHLLDASWRKDRTIILLEPRRLAARAAASRMASLLGEEVGSTVGYRMRLENKVSAKTRVLVVTEGVFARMILDDPDLKDVAAVLFDEFHERSLDADFGLALALDVQVALRPDVKLLVMSATLDGARVARLLNDAPVLESKGRSFPIDIRYRERKPDERIEDAMAKAIRDTLAGETGSILAFLPGQREIERTAEALQGRVAADVMIVPLYGALEGRDQDAAIKPAPNGQRKVVLATSIAETSITIDGVRVVIDSGLARLPKFEPATGLTRLETVRASRAAVDQRAGRAGRTEPGIALRLWRAEQTAALEAFAPPEILEADLAGLVLDCAAWGVADPTSLAFLDAPPAPAIKEARALLENLGALESNRVTPMGDAMRKLALPARLAHMVLTARERGQAYRAAELAVLLTERGLGGNDIDLDVRLSRFQRERGDRATRARGLAKQLAGNGGAAADPDSVGRLLIGAYPDRIAKARGNGQFTLANGRGGEVDPATSLAKSPWLVVADLAGRAGRARILAAAEVTEAEIRDALATRIVSGRQVTYDPTRNALQARDATRIGAIALSEKTLPAPTGEEADLGVIAAVRAHGLDILPWSKEATILRRRLAWLHQGLGSPWPAMDDDALIASLDDWLLPFLKGTAHLSQIPAHALIEGLRSAVPYDLQRKIDTLAPTHFQVPTGSNIPIRYETSEPVLSVRVQELFGLGMHPAIAGGTIPLLLELLSPAHRPIQITRDLPGFWKGSWADVRSDMRGRYPRHVWPEDPANASPTARAKPRGT
- a CDS encoding S10 family serine carboxypeptidase-like protein — encoded protein: MNFRYLLLFTALGLGACNGSDSSSPPLTDEGTFVPPVAVVDTGNTGNAGGTGDTGGGTKIIEPEPDPQQTARLKADILKAQGKIDDASEILRTAGLDEEAYRLYAPADYVLEDTTSYDGLPDAKLAAAVDEKPSVKRHKMTLNGETFWYTASAGHLTAYAKNPQKEDPQASIFYTAYTRDDLPKEGRPVTFFFNGGPGASSIYLHLASFAPKHVVIDALNVPDEWAKGRPQALPFIDSQESLIDRTDLVFVDIVPGTGFSQGIAPNSNRTFWTTDKDVDLSRQFITRYSNFNRRQESPKYLYGESYGGGIRVPKLTQALVDAGTTGYEKIGTVDTSRFKVLTGAVFHSPAFDYSSMNQIDGDFPSFAMVADALGKSTARTKETSNEDYAETLRGIATQYSADHKFIAQPYTDLETRIPPQFGTEGINYNQLNFMFYMLNLMPGYNFNVYDGRMHVKLAPDFVIGTQMPYDFNFFEEDALRNRITSYLPDYVNYKPKARYINASWQTPDPVRDKGPKLAFELWKGRDGASGLGNIVAAIARDPSLKLLTVHGYHDTVTPFHRSELDLKIAALDKRVPVKNFVGGHMIYYAQESRGPLIKTLDEFYDAPPYGTGPTIVKARDLVAASPVQRAPVPAKALH
- a CDS encoding ArsR/SmtB family transcription factor — translated: MHATADTIFRTLADPTRRAIFEQLMRHGEQNVRGLTEYSGISQPAVSKHLGVLKLAGLVRDRPDGRQTHYSAEPQGLAPLIDWMGLYGAFWRERFDRLEDLLNRMDQ
- a CDS encoding S-(hydroxymethyl)glutathione dehydrogenase/class III alcohol dehydrogenase encodes the protein MKSRAAVAWEAKKPLTIETIEIGGPKPGEVLVEVMATGVCHTDAYTLSGLDSEGKFPAILGHEGAGIVREIGAGVTSLKVGDHVIPLYTPECRQCKTCLSQRSNLCTSIRATQGQGVMPDGTSRFSCDGGEVFHYMGCSTFSNFTVLPEIALAKVREDAPFDKICYIGCGVTTGIGAVIYTGKVWPGANVVVFGLGGIGLNVIQGARMVGADKIIGVDLNPGKVAMAKKFGMTDFVNPNEVGNDKVVQAIQDLTDGGADFSFDATGNTNVMRQALECCHRGWGTSIVIGVAEAGKEISTRPFQLVTGRNWRGTAFGGARGRTDVPKIVDWYMEGKIDIDSLITHTMPLGEINTAFDLMHEGKSIRSVVTF
- a CDS encoding GNAT family N-acetyltransferase — its product is MGENVKVVLSGLDELSPRDLYDMLKLRVDVFVVEQKCPYPELDGKDLDALHLRLLSGNDLVGSARIRKPAKTDPAARIGRVVVAPKHRGKKLGDRLMVEAIAQCERLYAGSPIKLSAQSQLLRFYGSFGFVPVSEEYLEDGIPHVDMQRPAAITTE
- a CDS encoding RES family NAD+ phosphorylase, with protein sequence MSSPIWTPDALRSESRSLHGACWRLVEAQHRVSTMKLVDTLDEQALLEDELEATKPPLPPACVHLDYLLATPFRYGRYPGSSRFRREGYSPGVFYASEKIETAVAETAFYRLLFFAESPATPWPRNALEFTAFEARYATTSAIDLTAVPFIEQALRWTHLTDYSACLDLADKAHEAGIDLIRYQSVRDPLGGINLALLSCGCFALPNPVRMTTWRLHFSSHGVNAICDYPERRLGLSREIFAKDPRLAEKGRS
- a CDS encoding MbcA/ParS/Xre antitoxin family protein, with amino-acid sequence MRTSAQHIEDTPSKTAVVSKALLRSAELLGLTARELSTVVGLSEPSISRLKRNEGTAGPLTGKSYELALLFIRLYRSLDAIVGGDDTVARQWMRTDNTMLGGKPLNRIKTIDGLAHVLAYLDARRAPI
- the fghA gene encoding S-formylglutathione hydrolase — protein: METLSIAKSFEGMQGVYRHRSDVCQCDMTFAVFLPPQAKEHPVPLLWYLSGLTCTHQNVMDKGEYRRVAAELGIAIICPDTSPRGENVPDEKDNWQFGSGAGFYLDATQEPWSTNYRMASYIAYELPELVAAQFPIDVTRQSIFGHSMGGHGAITLALKNPERFRSVSALAPIARPMVAGWSRPAFEKYLGNDEAAWRAYDSVALIEDGHRVPELLVDQGKADGFLDDGLRPWLLQEACAKAGIPLTLNVRDGYDHSYFFISTFMADHIAWHADRLS